One genomic region from Leptospira inadai serovar Lyme str. 10 encodes:
- a CDS encoding LexA family protein produces the protein MLKSTLYAGYPADGSEEQGSKLDLLSFSESDIGRKIFVTVKGDAWIGLGIRDKDRLLIDRYKEAKDGSIVIVYGKGEYLLRAVSKILDQVFINEPGEDSSYTSLELSGFRILGVVTGVIHWV, from the coding sequence GTGCTAAAATCGACTCTTTATGCAGGATATCCTGCAGACGGTTCGGAGGAGCAAGGCAGTAAACTCGATTTATTGAGTTTTTCCGAATCGGATATCGGAAGAAAAATCTTCGTAACAGTAAAAGGGGATGCTTGGATAGGCCTTGGAATTCGAGATAAGGACAGATTATTGATCGATCGGTATAAAGAAGCAAAGGACGGTTCCATTGTCATAGTATACGGCAAAGGAGAGTATCTTCTTAGGGCCGTATCGAAGATTCTAGATCAGGTCTTTATAAACGAACCGGGAGAAGATTCCTCCTACACCTCTTTAGAGCTAAGCGGATTCAGGATTTTGGGAGTCGTTACGGGAGTAATTCATTGGGTATGA
- a CDS encoding molybdopterin-dependent oxidoreductase: protein MAETESYQTTCSYCGVGCGIIVQKSGPNEISVMGDPEHPANKGMLCSKGLNLHYTAMDLSDRLLHPMVRKDRNSNLEQTSWDSALSGIATRFRKIIAEHGPDSVGFYVSGQLLTEEYYIINKLTKGFLGTNNIDTNSRLCMSSAVVGYKMALGEDSVPISYDDIELADCFLIAGANPAWCHPILFRRIEARKKSDPSVKTIVVDPRKTETSEDADLHLQIRPGSDISLFHAIARVLIENEWIDHQFILQHTEGFEELKSRVFESTLDEAAEACGIPPEQIVEAAGLIARSRGFLSLWAMGLNQSVVGVNKNLALLNLSLITGKIGKPGSGPFSLTGQPNAMGGREVGGLCNLLPAHRNLNDPEHRREVADFWGVPDIQSKPGFSATEMFENLRNGKMKAIWIVCTNPTVSMPDARAVEAGLRASELVIVQDISKNSGAIPFADFVLPAAGWIEKQGTMTNSDRRITFLPKIMDPPGEAIADTWIIRDFARIMGYTSSFSYESEEDVFLEHSQLTKGTKIDISGLDYSILKENRSVQWPYPHKDHGGTPRLFTDHIFYRPGGKAKFSDVKTEDPSEKTTPEYPLILTTGRIRDQWHTMTKTGKVRKLKEHRKEPNLEIHPDDARARNISDGQVVEIKNSRGGVRVKALITESIKQGVVFLPMHWGRMNGNDESRANNLTSSNYDPFSKQPGFKLSAVEVRPYKKVKEKILIIGGGNGSLSFLKHYRTLAPDDEITVICKEEHPFYNRILLPDLISGEKNFTQLMGVEPEEIDSWNINLFSSTSVLEISREGKKVKDSEGNLHSYNKLIIATGSSPSIPKFVNPDSEGVFSLRAKEDAERIKGFFVRDSHALIVGGGLLGLELGAALRVVGVNVTVLVRADRLMSKQLDKVACDILKEEIEAKGIRIIFNAEISKIVGAPRVERVKLSDGSTLEPDGIVFAVGTSPNLKVIQGTDLKIGSGLRVNEYLQTSDPDIYAIGEVAEHESGMYGTVAATEEQARIAANHIYGYKVNSYSGSLHTNILKIPGLDLISLRLPEVIMENDGSEYEEIIFLDRKRKKYKKCIIKGDKLVGAILIGDKNRFSEFKALIASGMELGDKRESLLGDSRPLKPIEGSLVCSCNGVGSGNIENEIQKGILTLEGIGINTGAGTGCGSCRPEISRIIKGKSSVISPAVE, encoded by the coding sequence GTGGCCGAAACTGAATCCTATCAAACAACATGTTCCTATTGCGGAGTAGGCTGTGGAATAATCGTTCAAAAGAGCGGTCCGAATGAAATAAGCGTAATGGGTGATCCGGAGCATCCTGCAAACAAGGGGATGCTTTGCTCGAAAGGGTTGAATTTGCATTATACCGCGATGGATCTCTCGGATCGTTTACTCCATCCGATGGTAAGAAAAGACAGAAATTCGAATCTAGAGCAAACCTCTTGGGACTCCGCTCTCTCCGGCATTGCGACCAGATTTCGCAAGATAATCGCGGAGCACGGCCCGGACTCGGTTGGATTCTACGTCTCAGGACAGCTATTAACCGAAGAATATTATATTATAAATAAGTTAACTAAAGGATTTTTGGGCACCAATAATATCGATACGAATTCCCGGCTTTGTATGAGTTCGGCTGTCGTAGGTTATAAAATGGCGTTAGGGGAAGATAGCGTTCCGATAAGTTACGACGATATCGAATTAGCCGACTGCTTTCTGATAGCCGGAGCGAATCCTGCCTGGTGTCATCCCATCCTGTTTCGGAGGATAGAGGCTAGAAAAAAGTCGGATCCATCCGTAAAGACGATCGTAGTCGACCCTCGAAAAACGGAAACTTCCGAGGACGCCGATTTACATCTTCAAATTCGCCCTGGTTCGGACATATCTTTGTTCCACGCGATCGCCAGAGTCCTGATCGAGAACGAATGGATCGATCATCAGTTTATTCTTCAGCATACCGAAGGTTTTGAAGAGCTGAAGTCGAGAGTCTTCGAATCGACTTTAGATGAGGCCGCGGAGGCTTGCGGTATCCCGCCCGAGCAAATCGTGGAAGCCGCCGGACTGATTGCGCGATCTCGAGGCTTCCTTTCTCTTTGGGCTATGGGATTGAATCAGAGTGTCGTCGGCGTAAATAAGAATCTGGCTTTATTGAATCTTTCGCTGATAACGGGCAAAATCGGTAAACCCGGATCGGGCCCCTTTTCATTAACCGGGCAACCGAATGCCATGGGCGGAAGAGAGGTAGGAGGTCTTTGTAATTTGTTGCCTGCCCATCGAAATTTAAACGATCCTGAACATAGGAGGGAAGTAGCGGATTTTTGGGGAGTCCCCGATATTCAAAGTAAGCCGGGATTTAGCGCAACAGAAATGTTCGAAAATCTTCGAAACGGAAAGATGAAGGCGATTTGGATCGTTTGCACCAATCCGACAGTCAGTATGCCCGACGCTAGAGCCGTGGAAGCGGGCTTACGCGCATCCGAGTTAGTAATCGTTCAGGATATTTCGAAAAACTCCGGTGCAATTCCTTTTGCGGATTTTGTTTTACCCGCCGCAGGGTGGATCGAGAAGCAGGGCACGATGACTAACTCGGATCGCCGGATCACCTTTCTGCCCAAGATTATGGACCCGCCGGGTGAGGCAATCGCGGATACCTGGATTATTCGGGATTTTGCGCGCATAATGGGTTATACATCATCTTTTTCTTATGAATCGGAGGAGGACGTTTTTTTAGAGCATTCTCAGCTTACGAAAGGAACAAAGATCGATATATCGGGTTTGGATTATTCCATATTAAAGGAAAATCGTTCCGTTCAATGGCCCTATCCCCATAAAGATCACGGGGGTACTCCTCGTCTTTTTACGGATCATATATTTTACAGACCGGGTGGAAAGGCAAAATTTTCGGATGTGAAAACCGAGGATCCATCCGAAAAAACGACGCCGGAATATCCTTTAATACTTACCACCGGGCGAATTAGGGATCAATGGCATACGATGACTAAAACCGGAAAGGTGCGTAAATTAAAGGAACATCGAAAGGAGCCTAATTTAGAGATTCATCCGGACGATGCACGGGCTAGAAATATCTCCGATGGACAAGTCGTAGAGATAAAAAATAGCAGAGGCGGCGTTCGGGTAAAAGCGTTGATTACCGAATCAATCAAACAAGGCGTCGTCTTTTTACCTATGCATTGGGGAAGGATGAACGGTAATGACGAATCGAGAGCCAATAATCTTACCAGCTCCAATTATGACCCGTTTTCCAAACAACCCGGATTTAAGTTATCGGCAGTCGAAGTAAGACCTTATAAAAAAGTAAAAGAGAAAATTCTAATTATCGGAGGAGGAAACGGAAGCTTATCCTTCCTAAAACATTACAGAACCTTGGCCCCCGACGATGAAATTACGGTCATTTGCAAAGAGGAACACCCTTTTTATAATAGGATTCTATTGCCGGACTTAATCAGCGGGGAGAAAAATTTCACCCAATTGATGGGCGTGGAACCGGAAGAAATCGACTCTTGGAATATAAATTTGTTCTCCTCGACTTCCGTGCTCGAGATTTCTCGGGAAGGAAAGAAAGTAAAAGATTCGGAAGGAAATCTTCATTCGTATAATAAACTTATCATTGCGACGGGGAGCTCCCCTTCGATACCGAAATTCGTAAACCCGGATTCGGAAGGCGTCTTTAGTCTAAGAGCAAAGGAAGATGCGGAGAGAATCAAAGGTTTTTTCGTGCGAGATTCTCACGCATTAATCGTCGGAGGAGGTCTACTCGGATTGGAGTTGGGAGCGGCGCTTCGGGTCGTAGGCGTCAACGTAACGGTCTTAGTTAGGGCCGATCGATTGATGTCCAAGCAATTGGATAAGGTCGCTTGCGATATTCTGAAAGAAGAGATAGAGGCCAAAGGAATTCGAATTATTTTCAATGCGGAAATCTCTAAAATCGTGGGTGCCCCTAGAGTGGAGAGGGTAAAATTAAGCGACGGATCGACTCTGGAACCGGATGGCATCGTCTTTGCCGTGGGAACTTCTCCCAACTTGAAAGTAATCCAAGGAACCGATCTTAAAATAGGTTCCGGACTGAGAGTGAACGAGTATTTACAAACCAGCGATCCGGACATTTATGCGATCGGAGAAGTCGCCGAACACGAATCGGGAATGTACGGAACCGTCGCCGCGACGGAAGAGCAGGCTAGGATCGCCGCGAATCATATTTACGGGTATAAGGTAAATTCTTACTCCGGATCGTTGCATACGAATATTCTGAAAATCCCCGGGCTCGACTTGATCTCCCTAAGACTGCCGGAAGTGATCATGGAAAATGACGGTTCCGAATACGAAGAAATTATTTTTCTCGATCGCAAACGGAAAAAATATAAGAAATGCATTATAAAAGGAGATAAATTGGTCGGCGCGATTCTGATCGGTGATAAGAATAGATTTTCGGAATTCAAAGCATTGATCGCTTCGGGAATGGAACTAGGGGATAAGCGCGAATCGCTTTTGGGAGATTCCCGGCCTTTAAAACCGATAGAAGGTTCGCTTGTTTGCTCCTGTAACGGTGTCGGTAGCGGGAATATCGAAAACGAGATTCAAAAAGGAATTCTTACGCTGGAAGGAATCGGCATAAACACGGGTGCAGGGACGGGATGCGGAAGTTGCCGACCGGAAATTTCAAGAATCATTAAAGGGAAATCCTCCGTTATCTCTCCGGCGGTCGAGTAA